The Methylopila sp. M107 genome contains the following window.
GATTTGCGCGCTCGAGCGGCGTGCCGAGCGTCGTGTCGTAGAGCGAGAGGCGCAGCACGAAGCTCCCGTCGCCTTCGATCGCCAGCCAGTTGCCGGGCCGGGCGCGGCGCGACAGCGTGACGGTGAGCGGCGCGCCGGTTCGCCGGACAGCGGCGGCGCTCGTCAGCGAGACGTCGGAGCGGGCGGTGGCGAGGCGCGAGCCGTTGGGGCGGAAGGCGGTCAGCGTCCACAGTCGGACGGGCGGCAGCTCGCCGGCAAGTTCGTAGTCGCAGGCCGCGTCGAGCGGCCGGCCGGCGTCGTCATGCGTCGCCGTGAAGGCGAGGCCGTCGCCATAGGTCAGCGGCGCTTCGCCCGAGCGGGCCGTCGCCGCGATCTCGTACGGATCGGCGCCGAGCGTCCCGATATCGGGCTCAGCCTTCCAGACGCCGATGTGGAGACCGCTCGCCGGAAGGCCGTTCGCGACCGTCCACCATGTCGCGCCGAGACCGAGCACGGCCGCAAGTGCGAGCGCCGTCAGCGCGCAGAGGACGAGCCGCACGACGTCTATCGCGCCAGCGCGCCGGGCGCGTCGAGCGAGGCGCGCTTCGGCTTCGCCGCCGCATCCGCGTCGGACACGATGTCGGTGAGGATCCTGGCCGCGCCTTCCGTCAGGTTGCGCGACCGCGCGCCGCCGGCGTCGCCTTCCGCCTGGGCCTGCGCGGTCCCCGCGGCGCTCGGCGGCGGCGGCAGGCCGATAAGCGGCCGCGGCGTCACACCCTGATGGGCGAAGCCCATGATCTCCTTCCAGGTCATGGCCGGCAGCGAGCCGCCGGTCATCTCGTTGGTCGCGGTGAAATCGTCATTGCCGAACCATATGCCGCCGACCAGCTGACTCGTGAAGCCGACAAACCAGCCGTCGCGATAGGATTGCGACGTGCCCGTCTTGCCGAGCACCTGCCAGCCGTCGAGCCGCGCCCGCCCGCCGGT
Protein-coding sequences here:
- a CDS encoding DUF1214 domain-containing protein translates to MRLVLCALTALALAAVLGLGATWWTVANGLPASGLHIGVWKAEPDIGTLGADPYEIAATARSGEAPLTYGDGLAFTATHDDAGRPLDAACDYELAGELPPVRLWTLTAFRPNGSRLATARSDVSLTSAAAVRRTGAPLTVTLSRRARPGNWLAIEGDGSFVLRLSLYDTTLGTPLERANPTGLLSIRRRACG